A stretch of the Pelmatolapia mariae isolate MD_Pm_ZW linkage group LG23, Pm_UMD_F_2, whole genome shotgun sequence genome encodes the following:
- the LOC134620867 gene encoding OX-2 membrane glycoprotein-like: MMIHAVFLLFLCGVLSSGAAAVIQTQQTVLAAVGEDAEFSCQLLETKNVLQVTWQKISAGGETNVATYNKYFGQRVNDGFNDKVKFKYTGLQNCSIVIRNVTEQDEGCYRCLFNTYPEGAFTGRTCLQISELHEPVVDVRQSNSTEEWVVSCSATGRPAPTVTLSVSQQHLNFSQYNTVNVSNTNATFTVTTTAVLSGSLKHSTQVGCAARVLSAPQREVMVTIPEVQQTPDDDNYEDDYTWIIVSATVAGLMVSVLVVAVAIAVLLKQKNEKRDPEMERTSQ, translated from the exons ATGATGATTCATGctgtttttctactttttctgtgtggagtccTTTCATCAG gTGCAGCAGCAgtgatccaaacacagcagactGTGCTGGCAGCAGTGGGAGAAGATGCTGAATTCAGCTGCCAGCTCTTGGAGACTAAAAATGTCCTTCAGGTCACATGGCAGAAAATCTCAGCTGGTGGAGAGACAAATGTTGCCACATACAACAAGTACTTTGGTCAGAGAGTGAATGACGGCTTTAACGATAAAGTTAAGTTTAAATACACTGGACTACAGAACTGCTCCATAGTCATCAGGAATGTGACGGAGCAGGATGAAGGATGCTATCGTTGTCTGTTTAACACTTATCCTGAAGGAGCCTTCACAGGTAGAACCTGCCTCCAAATTTCGG AGCTGCATGAACCTGTTGTTGATGTCAGACAGTCAAACTCTACTGAAGAGTGGGTTGTTTCCTGTTCAGCCACTGGTCGACCTGCTCCCACTGTAACACTCAGTGTCTCACAACAACACCTCAACTTCTCACAGTACAACACTGTCAATGTGTCCAACACCAACGCTACATTCACTGTCACCACTACAGCTGTGCTCTCAGGTTCACTTAAACACAGCACACAGGTGGGATGTGCAGCACGAGTGCTCTCTGCTCCTCAGAGAGAGGTGATGGTGACGATTCCTGAGGTCCAACAGACACCTGATGATGATAATTATGAGGATG ATTACACCTGGATCATTGTATCAGCTACAGTAGCAGGACTGATGGTCTCTGTCTTAGTTGTGGCTGTGGCCATCGCTGTCCTgcttaaacaaaaaaatgagaagAG GGACCCGGAGATGGAGAGGACGTCACAATAA
- the LOC134621185 gene encoding OX-2 membrane glycoprotein-like, producing the protein MADCLTAVIQTQQTALAAVGEDAEFSCQLLETKDVLQVTWQKISQDVETNVATYSKYFGQRVNDGFKDKVEFKYTGLQNCSIAIRNVTEQDEGYYRCLFNTYPEGPFIGRTCLQVYELHEPVVDVRESNSTEEWVVSCSATGRPAPTVTLSVSQQGLNFSQYNTVSVSNTNATSTVTTTAVLSGSRKHSTQVGCAARVLSAPQTEVTVTISEEQQTPDDDDDDDDDSSLITVIAAVVVLVFVPFVAPLCCLKKKTKEGNFGPFFFTTLLQFFEV; encoded by the exons ATGGCGGACT GTCTAACTGCAGTGATACAAACACAGCAGACTGCGCTGGCAGCAGTGGGAGAAGATGCTGAATTCAGCTGTCAGCTCTTGGAGACTAAAGACGTCCTTCAGGTCACATGGCAGAAAATCTCACAAGATGTGGAGACAAATGTTGCCACTTACAGCAAGTACTTTGGTCAGAGAGTGAATGATGGCTTCAAAGATAAAGTTGAGTTTAAATATACTGGACTACAGAACTGCTCCATAGCCATCAGGAATGTGACGGAGCAGGATGAAGGATACTATAGGTGTTTGTTTAACACTTATCCTGAAGGCCCCTTCATTGGTAGAACCTGCCTCCAGGTCTATG AGCTGCATGAACctgttgttgatgtcagagagtCAAACTCTACTGAAGAGTGGGTTGTTTCCTGTTCAGCCACTGGTCGACCTGCTCCCACTGTAACACTCAGTGTCTCACAACAAGGCCTCAACTTCTCACAGTACAACActgtcagtgtgtccaacacCAACGCTACATCTACTGTCACCACTACAGCTGTGCTCTCAGGTTCACGTAAACACAGCACACAGGTGGGATGTGCAGCACGAGTGCTCTCTGCTCCTCAGACAGAGGTGACTGTGACCATTTCTGAGGAACAACAGacacctgatgatgatgatgatgatgatgatg ATTCCTCCTTGATCACTGTAATAGCTGCAGTAGTGGTGTTGGTCTTTGTCCCTTTCGTTGCTCCACTGTGCTGCttgaagaaaaagacaaaagag gggaattttggcccattcttctttacaacattgcttcagttcttTGAGGTTTGA
- the LOC134621186 gene encoding OX-2 membrane glycoprotein-like, giving the protein MADCAAAVIQTQQTVLAAVGEDAEFSCQLLETKDVLQVTWQKISAAGETNVATYNKYFGQRVNDGFTDKVKFKHAGLRNCSIVIRNVTEQDEGCYRCLFNTYPEGAFIGRPCLQVYELHEPAVDVRESNSTEEWVVSCSATGRPAPTVTLSVSQQHLNFSQYNTVSVSNTNATFTVTTTAVLSGSRNNSTQVGCAARVLSAPHREVMVTIPEVQQMYAAATADYNVSFWIIASGVAVGLIVFACVATFIAVLLKKKTRRGTLRTTNKIPQKSANDIND; this is encoded by the exons ATGGCAGATT GTGCAGCAGCAgtgatccaaacacagcagactGTGCTGGCAGCAGTGGGAGAAGATGCTGAATTCAGCTGCCAGCTCTTGGAGACTAAAGACGTCCTTCAGGTCACATGGCAGAAAATTTCAGCTGCTGGAGAGACAAATGTTGCCACATACAACAAGTACTTTGGCCAGAGAGTAAATGACGGCTTTACAGATAAAGTTAAGTTTAAACATGCTGGACTACGGAACTGCTCCATAGTCATCAGGAATGTGACGGAGCAGGATGAAGGATGCTATCGCTGTCTGTTTAACACTTATCCTGAAGGAGCCTTTATTGGTAGACCCTGCCTCCAAGTCTATG AGCTGCATGAACCTGCTGTTGATGTCAGAGAGTCAAACTCTACTGAAGAGTGGGTTGTTTCCTGTTCAGCCACTGGTCGACCTGCTCCCACTGTAACACTCAGTGTCTCACAACAACACCTCAACTTCTCACAGTACAACActgtcagtgtgtccaacacCAACGCTACATTCACTGTCACCACTACAGCTGTGCTCTCAGGTTCACGTAACAACAGCACACAGGTGGGATGTGCAGCACGAGTGCTCTCTGCTCCTCACAGAGAGGTGATGGTGACGATTCCTGAGGTCCAGCAGATGtatgctgctgctactgctgatTATAACG TTTCCTTCTGGATCATTGCATCAGGTGTAGCAGTGGGACTGATAGTCTTTGCTTGTGTAGCCACTTTCATAGCTGTcctgcttaaaaaaaagacaagaagag GGACACTGagaacaacaaataaaataccACAAAAATCAGCCAATGACATTAATG ACTGA
- the LOC134621187 gene encoding OX-2 membrane glycoprotein-like: MGSPGLSLLHALLTVHFLRAALTAVIQTQQTVLAAVGEDAELSCQLLETKDVLQVTWQKISNDVETNVATYSKYFGQRVNYGFTDKVEFKYIGLQNCSIVIRNVTYEDEAFYHCLFNTYPEGSFTGKPCLQVYELHEPVVDVRESNSIEEWVVSCSATGRPAPTVTLSVSQQHLNFSQYNTVSVSNTNATFTVTTTAVLSGSRNNSTQVGCAARVLSAPHREVMVAIPEVQQARAGNDDNDDGKMVKEDFTWIIVLGAVICVCVVAVVTILTNRKKLL, from the exons atgggttctccagggttaagttTGTTGCATGCACTTCTTACTGTTCATTTCCTCCGTGCAGCTCTAACAGCAGTGATACAAACACAGCAGACTGTGCTGGCAGCAGTGGGAGAAGATGCTGAATTGAGCTGTCAGCTCTTGGAGACTAAAGACGTCCTTCAGGTCACATGGCAGAAAATTTCAAATGATGTGGAGACAAATGTTGCCACATACAGCAAGTACTTTGGTCAGAGAGTGAATTATGGCTTCACAGATAAAGTTGAGTTTAAATATATTGGACTACAGAACTGCTCCATAGTTATCAGAAATGTGACATATGAAGATGAAGCCTTCTATCACTGTCTGTTTAACACTTATCCTGAAGGATCCTTCACAGGTAAACCCTGCCTCCAAGTCTATG AGCTGCATGAACctgttgttgatgtcagagagtCAAACTCTATTGAAGAGTGGGTTGTTTCCTGTTCAGCCACTGGTCGACCTGCTCCCACTGTAACACTCAGTGTCTCACAACAACACCTCAACTTCTCACAGTACAACActgtcagtgtgtccaacacCAACGCTACATTCACTGTCACCACTACAGCTGTGCTCTCAGGTTCACGTAACAACAGCACACAGGTGGGATGTGCAGCACGAGTGCTCTCTGCTCCTCACAGAGAGGTGATGGTGGCGATTCCTGAGGTCCAACAGGCGCGTGCTGGGAATGACGATAATGATGATGGTAAGATGGTAAAGGAAG ATTTTACTTGGATCATTGTGTTGGGTGCAGtgatctgtgtttgtgttgttgctgttgtcacTATTCTTACAAACAGGAAAAAG CTGCTCTAA